Within the Granulicella sibirica genome, the region CAGATGTGGCGTCCATCGCGGGAACCGGACGGGGTTACACCAAGATTTTCTTCATTAGCAGCCGATACATTCGAAGCAAAGACCGAGCCGCGGCCGAGGATGAACTGTCGGAGAAGTATGGAATCGAAGGTACGCATATTTGATCGGACATGGATTCTTGACAAGGTCTTCCAAAACAAGCGCGAAGACTTAGCGATTGAAAAGCTTGAATTGGCGATCACTAGGCTCCCCACAACCAAGAACGGGCCTCTCGACCTTCAGCGGGAGCGTGATCTTCAAGAGATCGAAGCTCGCATTGAGCAGGCGGTGACGACCGAGCATTACAGCTTACATCTCGCCGACGATGCTTTGACCGCTCCGATATTGTCACGTGCTTTGGAACGACCACGCATTGAGACCGACGGACGATTTGAGCGTGCCGATCGTATCGTGCAAAAATGCGGCATCCCCCATCAATTCGTTCGGAATGCCTACGATCGAGCTCAGACTACCTTCTGGTGGTACGAGGACTTTCCGGAGTTCCTTAAGCGATACGACGCTATGGAAGAGCGCGTCCGAGATAGCTGGAACACGTACGATTATGAACTTCTGACAAATCTTTGGATTTTGCTTTACGGCTTGTATCGGAGAGATGACGCCCTAATTCCAAAGAGTTTCTTTGAGGAGAAGTCTTCACGCCTCTTAGCCGAATTGGACCGTCTTACCTCTCAGGAGGACCGACCGAGTTCCGTTGCGCAAGCCAAAACGATGAAGATCCTGATCAGCATTTTTCGAGCCGATCCCACGTCGAAAGACTTGCCAGCACTATTAGAAGAACTGAGCGCTGTCGTTTCCGAAGCGGAAGCACTCGCCGGATATCCGCTTATAAAGTTGATCGATTTACTCGTCGAGTTGGAAGACGTGCTCGATGACGTTCCCGGATATCGACGGCTATTCCAACAAATCGTCGATATCGCAGGCATGCGGAAAAACGATATCGTTGCCGCACAGATGCTTGTGAAGAGCGGACAGAAACAGTTGCTACGCGATCGACCCAATCAGGCGATCATGCATCTCGGCAAAGCATTAGGAAAGCTCTACAAAAACGAAAGCCGCCGTGAACTCGTTCGGGCGCTGTATCTGTGTGGAAGAGCCTACGAACGACTTGGTCTCTTTTGGGCAGCTCGAGGTTCCCTGCTGATCGCTGCGTCCCTTTCGACCGACGATCTGTTCGCAAAAGGAGATTTGAACCTCACTCAGCTCGCATGTTTCAACCGCATCAAGTGGATTGAGCTACAACTCGGACGCGTCCCTCACTTGCTCATGTGGCATCAAATTGATCAGACGCTAGCGCGGGCACTAGCCGAGCGCGATATTGATACCACGTCGATCGAACAGAGCGAAATGCAATTCGATTTCTCTCTCGCTATTCTGCTACTCAAGACTGACTTTTGGGAACTGAAGTGGCTAAAGGGCCTGCCGGATACTCTCGAAGCACATAACCTTCAGGTAGCGTCCGAAACGTTGCTTTTCGCTCTCGGGGATGCAGAAGACCGCTGGCGGGCTCCCGGCGGGGAGTCGCTAGAGCCCGTCCTGCTTGACGCTAGGAAGTCCGGGATCTTCGATGATCTCCCAGAACGCCCACTGTTTTATGAGCGGCGCACCGTCGAGATGAAGACAAACGTCCTCGGTTGTGTGGTCACCGTAAAAAGCGATAACCGCCATCCAAGCGTGGAACTCGGAGAGTCATTGCTGGCAGCATTGGAAGCAATATTTGCGACCTCTTCTTGGACCGAGGTCATTGCCAGAGAGCCCAGTTGCACCATTCACATCCGGCATAACGACTTTGCCTCCTTTCCGTTCGGGTTCGAGGTAAGCGCACGGGACGGCCATCCACACTTTGCAATCAATTGTGCCGACTTCTCCCCGAACCGTCTATCCCCGGAGCAAATGGTTTCGATTAAGGAGAAGATGCTCGCAACTTTGTCGAATGTTCTCGCTCGCATCCTTTGGATCAATGGCTCTATCGAGACCTACATGCAGCAGCTATTCGGTGATGAATTAGCTCTTCAGCGAGCGCTAGATTTCACCGGGAGCTTCATTGCGCTTGGCAATCTCATCGGAAGCAAACCGAAGGAACGGATAGGGCAATGGGTAGACCCCGACGCCAATCTGTACGAATTGCGGCGCCAGGCCTCCTGGGACTCTGAACTCCCAGAGTTGCATGCAGCCGATGAAAACGGCACCGCCGCCCGTTCCGAGTTTGCGGAACGATCAAAAGGGCAACCCAAGCACTCCCAGATGGAGATGGTTTCGCCCATAAGAACGGACCTTTGGGAAAAAGCCGGTTGGAGTGCGACAGCCTTCGCTGTTTCGCCTGACCCTCGGGTTCCGCCGATCATGGCGCCCGTATTTCGTGATCGAGTGAGTGCGCAGGCGATCTTCGCTGGCTGGAGGCGGGAAATCGGGAAGGAAGACAGGGACGATGCCGTTCGAGTTTCTCTTGTTAAAGGCATTAGCAAAACAAAGCCCTTTTCCTATTGCGTCATCATAGGAGCCAACGCGGAGGCTAAGCCACTTCGGCAAGGAACGAAATACTTCCTCCTCATGTCTCGCTTGAATCGTATGGACGCCACGTCCTCCTTCAACCTATCCAGATTCGAGAAGAGCGTGGATCAATGCGGAAAGTATTACTTGGCTCCCGCCGTCTATACGGGGAGAGGCGATGAATACGAGCTACTTGATGAGAATCATCTTCTCAAGATCCACGTCCATTTCAGAGATGCATGGTCAATTGGTCCAGGTGACGCTGACGGCGTTGGAGTTCAAGACGACGACGACCCCATCGTTCCGCCGGAGGCACAGAACGATCCCCCTTATAAGAAGCTTTTGGAATGGAAGAAAAAAGGCTTTGGTCCCACTACCTGGCCCCCACTTTAGCGTAGAGAAACTGACTTCAAATAGACAGAAGCCAGGGCTGGCATCGGTGTAGTTGGAAGGAGCGATGATGAGCGAAGCAAACGACGGTAGCGCTCCTTGTTCTTGCGGGAGTGGTGTCGAATATAGGCGATGTCACGGAACAATCGTCGATCCGGTTCGGTCGCCCGGCAATCTTCCGTTGAATGCCACTGAGTTCAAAGCTGGTCTCGCAGGGTTTCCGGGTCAACTTCAACAGCTTCACGTGGTGAATCAGTTTCCCAACGACGATCCGCGCAGTTCCGTTCCTTCCGGTGGGGCGCCTGGAATGTACGAAGTCGTTTTCGTTTTGAAGAGACCTGGCTTTCCGCTCGTCGGAGAACGCCAAGTGTCATTTTCGAGCGGCTTGTCAGGAGATTCCCACCTCGCTATCTGCCCACCGGCCTACACACCGCCGGGAAGTGAGGACGTCGATCGGATCGTCCTACAGTCGATTGGCGATGATGGACCTTTTGAATTCATCGGTACTGCTAATGAAAGCGGCTTTCTGGGAAAGCTCACATCGCGACCGATCCGGGCTCGCGACCGGTTTCACGCCGAAGAGATCGCATTTCGAGCTTTGGCTCCCTCGCTTAGCGAGTTCAGTCTGCAGTTAGACATCCCGTTAGAGATCGCACAAATTGAAACGAAAGATCTCTCCACCGAAAGCTGCCATGTGACGATTACGGTTCCGTTCTTCGATGTGCCGATGATTGTCGCGCCGCTCTCACGTACCGAACCAGATTTTCGCGGAATCGCATCGTTGTACCGTGAGGCCCTGAACTCCAATAGCCCGGTCTATCAGTTTCTCTGCCTCTTCAAGATTATCGAGGCGTTGAGAGCAAGACGGAAAAAGCTTCAACGAGCTGCAAAGGCTGCAAATCTCAATCACTCTGCTTCTCTGTCAGAGGTTTTTCCGACGGCATATCACGACATTCGGACTTGGCTGGACAAACTATTCTACGTGCGACCGGAATGGAGCCTCCCAGCACTCGATAGTGCTGTTCCGCTGGAGGTTCGTGGCAGATTGTTCGATGAAGTGATTGGAGAACTGTTGAATCCGATTAGGGTGAACATTGCTCACGCGCTGTTCGAGGACACCGGACGGGAGCTCGCGATTTCGTATGATGAGCTACCGGATACGCGGAAGATTGCAAGGCTTGTGCCGATGATTAAATGCATCGCGCGCCGAATGATGAAGACTGATTTTGGTGACGCGTTCCTTGCTCACATTCCCGATTGAACGATGCAAACCCGTTTGGAATTCACAGTGTGGATCGGACAGTGCCGGCGTGCTCGTATGAGGTGTAGTGCATTTGAACAAACAAAACAGTGGTCCCTTGAACGTGCAAGAGACTGTGCAACGATTCTGCCAGGATGTTCGAACTCGGGATCACAGCCGCCTTGAACCCACCCTGCGAGCCATGAATCGGCTTCGGTGCTGGGCTGCGGCCGTTGAGCAGTTCGCGGTGGGGCCAAGTCCCGAAGTAGATAAAGGGAACGCCCTGCTGTTCTTCTGGTTTACCTACGGTTTATGGAGCATTCCAAGAGGGCTGAAAGGTGACCTGCCGTGCCTCGTCGATGCATTCCGGCATCTCTTGCCGCCTTACACAGGAGACGGTCTGACCCTCTATCGCGGGGAGCTGGCATCGCGGCACCGACGCCGGATCTACGGTATCTCCTGGACGCCCAACCTCGAAACGGCGCGGCGCTTTGCTGCGAGGCGTTCTTCTTTGCATGAAGGGCCCGGAGTGGTCTTGAGGATCGAAGCGAGTGCAAGCATGATCGCCGTTGCAGTGCGAGACCATTCGAATCACACGCTTACTTTGGATGAAGACGAATATCTTGTAGACCCTCGGCAACTTGTGGAGAAGGTCGGCGTCGTGTTCTAGTTTCGCTCCGCTGACATAACCAGAGGAAATGGCGCACGAGGCTTTTAGCCCCGAACGTGACCGGTTCTGCGGAATTCGCATTTTCCACACCAAGCCTTGGCGACCTTACAGCGTTAGAGTTTCGATAAAGACGGAACTCCTGTTTTCTTCCAGTGACTATCGGTCGGAACGCACTGTCAGTTGTTTTTTTGGAAAGGTGTCCTGTCGCGCCATCTGTTCCAGTTGATTTCAGGATCAGTGAATCCAAGGACCTTGAGCAGAGCATCGGCGAACAACGATTCCAGATCCGGTAGCTCGGTCAGCTTGATCGCGCGTTCGATCCCACCGTCTTCCGTGTGGTAGGTTGCGGAAAGTTCGCCCCGATGGAAAAGAGCGTTGCGACATTGCGCGATCTGCCTCCCCTCATCTTCGGTGAGAGAGAATCCCAACGATTCGAAGAACGTCTTCAGGATAAAGCTCAAGGACTTGTCTTTCTCCGGCTTGAGAGCCTTCCGCGCCAGCAATTCAAGCCCCGTAAATAAGAGGGAATAAGTTACGTCAATCGGCGCCTCCCCCATCTTCACCATTTCGGTGCTCCGAAAGAACGCTGAGCGAAACCCTGTCGCATCCTGGAACGATGCATCTGAGAGCTTCGCCATCGCAAGATCAAGAAATTGCGTCCGCATATCGGGTGAGAAGCTGTCGAACTGGAGACAAGCTCCTGATGTCGGTCTCGCTCTCCGTCGCGACAGGGAATCGCTGAGTGCCAATTTCATCGGTAGAGCGCTCTTGATTTCGTGCTCCTCGTCGGACAGCAGAATGGCCTTGGCGTCTTCGCCGGGTAGGAGTTCAATGCAGTGGGACAAGGCGACGCGCTGTCGTTCGCAAAATGTCAGAGAGGCTTCTAAATCAAAGAAGGTGTTCGTCCAAGCGGGGAGAGACTTCAGTGAATCGATAGGCACATGAAGGAGGCCGGTCAAGCGAAAGGTCTGTGTATCGCGGCCCCGTTCTACGGCGAGCGAATGGTTTACGAAGAGAGGCTCGAATCGCAGCCCCGCAGCGTGAAACGGCATCGTGAAAGTATATCCATAGACTCCAACAATGAAGCTCATAACACCTTCCGCGGCCTTAGTGGTACGCACCTGCTCGTAGGTGGGGAAGCTGGCCACTCCTAATGGTCAGTGTATGCGCCTGATCCCTCTGGAGAGCGATACTTGGGGCTGATCCGGTGGGAGCAAATCCCCGATGCCATCGGTCGGGACGGTCGTTGAAGAATTTCAGCCTTGGAACCAGGCTTTCTCCGGCTATCTAACAGGTTTGGAATCCCGAGGGATGGATTCATTTTTGATAGCTGAATGTTCCCCAGACCGGGTACTTGAAAGACGAAATCCTCCTGCTGGAACCTGTTGGTCGCGACCAGAGGGAGTCCATCCGAGCTTCTACAGCTAGCTTCCAAAGAAGAACTGTATCGGCTTTTTGTACAGCTTTGCCAGTTGGATAAGCTCCATAAGGTCCACTCGCCGGTCGCCGGTTTCACACTTCGATAAGAACGAGTGCGACATGCCGAGGTGCTCGGAAACTTCGCGCTGGCCGAGACCGATTTCTTCTCTTGCGTTTATCAAGCGGCGAAGCACATCATCGTACATTCCTTGGTACGGAGCGGTCCGGGCCTTTCGCGACTTTCGGGTTTCGGCTTCGGCACGCTGCTTCACAACTTAAGTTTGTGGAAGCGTTGACGAATCCCCTAATAAGGGGCATCTTGGAAAGGTCGTGGGCGGTTTGATAGGAGTCGGAATGGGAAGCGAAGGACCAACCGAGTGTTCAACCCTCAGCGGCAAGACAATTAAGACGCTCAACATCTTCCGTGCCACAAGCAATGGCACCGAGATTCAGATCGATTTCACAGACGGGACAAGCTTCAACTGTCTGGTCTCGAACCGGACCGAAATTGAGGCAAATCTCTCCGTGTGCGGAGCCGGAGAGCCGCAAGTGCTGGAACAGTACCTCTCGAAATAGCTCTCAGAAATCTCCTCGACTCACCAACCATCATTACCCGCAGGAATAGTGCTCTCCCAAGAAGTGATTGGACGCTGAGCCTTTTCCGCTTCTACGTTTGCGCCATACCCCCGACGAACTTGAGTCGGATGGAGGTGCAAACATGAAGACGCTTCA harbors:
- a CDS encoding YecA family protein; amino-acid sequence: MMSEANDGSAPCSCGSGVEYRRCHGTIVDPVRSPGNLPLNATEFKAGLAGFPGQLQQLHVVNQFPNDDPRSSVPSGGAPGMYEVVFVLKRPGFPLVGERQVSFSSGLSGDSHLAICPPAYTPPGSEDVDRIVLQSIGDDGPFEFIGTANESGFLGKLTSRPIRARDRFHAEEIAFRALAPSLSEFSLQLDIPLEIAQIETKDLSTESCHVTITVPFFDVPMIVAPLSRTEPDFRGIASLYREALNSNSPVYQFLCLFKIIEALRARRKKLQRAAKAANLNHSASLSEVFPTAYHDIRTWLDKLFYVRPEWSLPALDSAVPLEVRGRLFDEVIGELLNPIRVNIAHALFEDTGRELAISYDELPDTRKIARLVPMIKCIARRMMKTDFGDAFLAHIPD
- a CDS encoding helix-turn-helix domain-containing protein; this encodes MKQRAEAETRKSRKARTAPYQGMYDDVLRRLINAREEIGLGQREVSEHLGMSHSFLSKCETGDRRVDLMELIQLAKLYKKPIQFFFGS